A single region of the Salvia miltiorrhiza cultivar Shanhuang (shh) chromosome 8, IMPLAD_Smil_shh, whole genome shotgun sequence genome encodes:
- the LOC130998029 gene encoding uncharacterized protein LOC130998029 produces the protein MASQKEGGSIVRPPLLDGTNYVYWKHRMASFIRAVDENSWTSVEEGWTSPVDDEGKQKPRTKWTTKELAASNANQKALNSIQNAVSMEVFTLISMCATAKETWDVLQNTYEGNSKVKKQRLQQLTSRFEELKMDEHETITMFHGKILAIANESFSLGEMIPKERLVRKVMRSLPERFDYKVTAIDEAHDVSDMKLEELIGSLRTFEMNLKSEKSGEKKCIAFAAESRSSKLDMANFDTDDLVKSFALFTKKFGKAFNRFKKKRGTQNDFNNSNHMQSEKNSSMTSIQCYECHGFGHIQSECANTLKKLKEQNKSYNVSQSDEETDESGSGSDEKTVALVVRTLKQVNKYEDPLKLTDSESVNVKCDSEPDKVSDEVTTLMRTSEKTDIDVVAFTVKLNDLKNSESTQDMLKDDDAMDPDEDYLVQNYELMYQKCLAMLEVNKTLSVKLGVVTKERDEFKGLSDSLQKAVDALQQTMKLKISELEHHQKLVKMMNSGTEKLDEILEQGQNTDDKAGIGFHKKQWVPKDEILSTNKVCNPSKDVPPAHVAHASYRNLPPKKNLPSKFVPVCHHCQRCGHIRPRCRFLIADRKANFKNLRKSSYRNHRSYVVRTSSWSGAQDKWYLDSGCSRHMTGNKSLLTNIKTVSGKGVTLGDGVQSKVIGTDDETGMTGKGTVSISHSFQRGVVSDLANGVHGNGLLIS, from the coding sequence ATGGCCTCACAAAAAGAAGGTGGGTCAATTGTCAGACCACCGTTACTGGATGGAACGAATTATGTGTACTGGAAGCATCGAATGGCCTCATTCATTCGAGCGGTGGATGAAAACTCATGGACTTCTGTTGAAGAGGGCTGGACTTCTCCTGTGGATGATGAAGGAAAACAGAAACCTAGAACCAAGTGGACGACCAAAGAATTGGCTGCATCGAATGCAAATCAAAAGGCGCTAAATTCTATTCAGAATGCTGTTTCCATGGAGGTATTTACTCTGATCTCTATGTGTGCTACTGCGAAGGAAACTTGGGATGTACTTCAAAACACATACGAAGGAAATTCCAAAGTAAAAAAACAGAGGCTTCAACAACTAACTTCGAGGTTCGAAGAGCTAAAGATGGACGAGCATGAAACTATCACTATGTTTCATGGTAAAATTCTTGCTATTGCAAACGAGAGCTTTTCATTGGGTGAAATGATACCTAAAGAAAGACTTGTTCGTAAAGTGATGCGGTCGTTGCCTGAAAGGTTTGATTATAAAGTTACTGCTATCGATGAAGCTCACGATGTCTCTGATATGAAACTTGAGGAACTTATAGGGTCGCTGAGGACGTTCGAGATGAATCTCAAATCTGAAAAATCTGGTGAGAAGAAGTGTATTGCGTTTGCAGCTGAATCTAGAAGCAGTAAATTGGATATGGCGAATTTTGATACGGATGATCTGGTGAAATCGTTTGCCTTATTTACTAAAAAATTTGGAAAGGCATTTAATAGGTTCAAGAAGAAAAGAGGAACTCAAAATGATTTTAATAATTCGAACCATATGCAGAGTGAGAAAAATTCTTCTATGACAAGCATTCAATGTTATGAATGCCATGGATTTGGTCATATTCAATCCGAATGCGCCAATACCCTGAAGAAACTCAAGGAGCAGAACAAATCCTACAACGTGTCTCAAAGTGATGAAGAAACGGATGAAAGCGGGAGTGGTTCTGATGAGAAAACTGTTGCTCTGGTGGTAAGAACTCTGAAACAGGTGAATAAGTATGAGGATCCTCTAAAGCTAACTGATTCTGAATCTGTGAATGTCAAGTGTGATAGTGAGCCAGACAAAGTATCAGATGAAGTAACTACTTTGATGCGAACTTCGGAGAAAACTGATATTGATGTTGTGGCATTTACTGTCAAATTGAATGATCTAAAGAATTCTGAGTCAACCCAAGATATGCTGAAAGATGATGATGCTATGGATCCTGATGAAGATTATCTTGTGCAAAATTATGAGCTTATGTATCAAAAATGCTTGGCTATGCTTGAAGTTAACAAAACGCTTTCTGTCAAGCTTGGAGTTGTCACGAAGGAGAGAGATGAGTTTAAAGGTTTATCAGATAGTCTTCAGAAAGCTGTTGATGCTCTACAACAAACAATGAAGTTGAAAATTAGTGAACTCGAACATCACCAGAAACTAGTTAAGATGATGAATTCTGGAACTGAAAAACTTGATGAAATTCTGGAACAAGGGCAGAATACAGATGATAAAGCTGGTATTGGATTTCACAAGAAACAATGGGTTCCAAAAGATGAGATTTTGAGTACAAACAAAGTTTGTAATCCTTCTAAAGATGTTCCTCCTGCTCATGTTGCTCATGCCTCGTACAGAAACTTGCCTCCTAAAAAGAACCTTCCATCTAAGTTTGTTCCAGTTTGTCATCATTGTCAAAGGTGCGGCCATATTCGACCTCGTTGCAGATTTCTTATAGCTGACAGGAAGGCAAATTTCAAAAACTTGAGAAAGTCCTCCTACAGAAATCACAGAAGTTATGTTGTTCGTACTTCTTCTTGGTCAGGCGCGCAAGATAAATGGTATCTTGATAGTGGATGCTCAAGGCATATGACTGGAAACAAGAGTTTATTGACAAATATCAAGACTGTATCCGGGAAAGGAGTTACTTTGGGTGATGGAGTTCAAAGTAAAGTCATTGGAACAGACGATGAGACTGGTATGACTGGAAAAGGTACTGTTAGTATCTCTCATTCCTTTCAACGTGGAGTTGTTTCTGATTTAGCTAATGGTGTTCATGGCAATGGTCTGCTAATTTCTTGA